From Paenibacillus sp. PK3_47, the proteins below share one genomic window:
- a CDS encoding WecB/TagA/CpsF family glycosyltransferase, giving the protein MTEDTVSILGVPFSKLTLEETTLYLAEQIRKERSGLFHLITANPEITLASQTDELLREIIHSADLVVPDGIGIVLAAKRQGDPIPERVTGYDLLLRLLEKGNEQGWSFDFLGTDEQTSMQAVEKISYKYPQVKIAGRHHGFFDAEEELQIITEIQRCGPDVLILAMGAPYSDKWLNRHKAELAGVKLVFGVGGSLDVISGKVKPAPAVWKKLNLEWAHRLLFAPVAKGQKSRWRRQAALPKFVYRTMIRR; this is encoded by the coding sequence GTGACAGAAGACACGGTTTCAATTTTGGGTGTGCCGTTCTCCAAGCTGACGCTTGAGGAGACGACGCTGTATCTGGCAGAGCAGATCCGCAAGGAGCGTTCCGGTCTGTTCCATTTAATTACGGCTAATCCGGAGATTACGCTGGCCAGCCAGACTGATGAGCTGCTGCGGGAAATTATTCATTCTGCGGACCTGGTGGTTCCTGATGGCATCGGGATTGTGCTTGCGGCCAAAAGACAAGGCGATCCCATCCCTGAACGTGTAACCGGATATGATCTTTTGCTGCGGCTGCTGGAAAAGGGGAATGAGCAGGGGTGGAGCTTTGATTTTCTGGGAACGGATGAGCAGACGAGCATGCAGGCTGTGGAGAAAATCTCTTACAAGTATCCCCAGGTGAAGATTGCCGGGAGGCATCACGGTTTTTTTGATGCGGAGGAGGAGCTGCAGATTATAACTGAAATTCAGCGCTGCGGGCCGGATGTGCTGATTCTCGCTATGGGAGCGCCGTATTCGGATAAATGGCTGAATAGGCATAAAGCGGAGCTGGCCGGGGTGAAGCTTGTTTTTGGCGTCGGAGGCAGCCTGGATGTGATCTCGGGAAAAGTGAAGCCTGCACCGGCAGTCTGGAAAAAGCTGAATCTGGAGTGGGCGCATCGCCTGCTGTTCGCTCCCGTGGCCAAGGGCCAGAAATCCCGCTGGCGCAGACAGGCTGCGCTGCCCAAATTTGTCTACCGGACGATGATCCGCAGATGA
- a CDS encoding uracil-DNA glycosylase family protein produces MLISQHLERYSGAILSLPVDRSLLKKDLLIREFLMAENGGLKMYYAPHNEYINSTAKVMIIGLTPGWTQMKTAMEAARAGLAAELSGEEICKRAKEAASFAGPMRSNLIQMLDLLKLPQALDIPDSAGLFQEQRSLLHTTSVLRYPVFVEQRNYSGTSPGLLNSPFLKEKALRSAAEELTLLPGALVIPLGTVVESVLQQLVQAGELDPGRCLWGFPHPSGANGHRHRQFASRREQMGARMSRFFTNK; encoded by the coding sequence ATGCTGATATCACAGCATCTGGAGCGCTATAGCGGGGCTATACTTTCACTTCCTGTGGATAGATCCCTCCTCAAAAAAGATCTGCTGATCCGTGAATTCCTGATGGCGGAGAACGGCGGTCTGAAAATGTATTACGCACCGCATAACGAATATATCAACAGCACCGCGAAGGTAATGATCATTGGCCTGACGCCAGGGTGGACACAGATGAAAACTGCCATGGAAGCGGCCAGAGCGGGCCTTGCGGCTGAGCTTTCCGGCGAAGAGATATGCAAAAGAGCCAAAGAGGCGGCGAGCTTTGCCGGCCCGATGCGAAGCAATCTGATCCAGATGCTGGATCTGCTGAAGCTGCCGCAGGCGCTGGATATTCCGGATTCGGCCGGATTGTTTCAGGAACAGCGGAGTCTGCTGCATACGACCTCTGTGCTGCGGTACCCGGTATTTGTGGAGCAGCGGAATTACAGCGGCACGTCTCCGGGACTGCTGAACAGTCCTTTTTTAAAAGAAAAAGCGCTGCGGTCAGCAGCAGAAGAGCTTACGCTGTTACCCGGGGCACTGGTTATTCCTCTCGGAACCGTGGTGGAGAGCGTACTGCAGCAGCTTGTACAAGCGGGGGAGCTTGATCCCGGGCGTTGCCTGTGGGGATTTCCGCATCCTTCCGGCGCCAACGGGCACAGACACCGGCAGTTTGCTTCCCGGAGGGAGCAGATGGGGGCAAGGATGAGTCGTTTTTTCACTAACAAATGA
- a CDS encoding ABC transporter ATP-binding protein yields MNTKIEIAGVSKWFRRDGQEIIAMQETNLSIEEGRFVSIIGPSGCGKSTLFNIIAGLMPPSTGRVLADGEDIIGKTGHVGYMLQKDMLLPWRTILDNIILGMEIRGVPRKEAVARAQPLMDRYGLKGFGGHYPAELSGGMRQRAALLRTLLYDRDIILLDEPFGALDAQTRLTMQNWLLEIWEDFRKTVLFVTHDIDEAIYLSDDIYVFSGRPGRIISKISVDMPRPRHMEDTVSASFMELKAHLLDLLSGSGSEPAAHIS; encoded by the coding sequence ATGAACACAAAGATTGAGATTGCCGGAGTAAGCAAGTGGTTCCGCCGGGACGGTCAGGAAATTATCGCCATGCAGGAGACCAATCTTTCGATCGAAGAAGGCAGGTTCGTCAGCATTATCGGCCCCAGCGGCTGCGGGAAATCTACGCTTTTTAATATCATTGCAGGCCTCATGCCTCCATCTACGGGCCGTGTGCTGGCTGACGGGGAAGATATTATCGGCAAAACCGGACATGTAGGCTATATGCTGCAAAAGGACATGCTGCTGCCTTGGCGGACGATCCTCGACAACATCATTCTGGGGATGGAAATCCGCGGTGTACCGCGGAAGGAAGCCGTGGCCCGTGCGCAGCCGCTCATGGACCGTTACGGGCTGAAAGGCTTCGGCGGGCATTATCCCGCCGAGCTGTCCGGCGGCATGCGGCAGCGGGCGGCGCTGCTCCGGACACTGCTGTATGACCGGGATATTATTTTGCTGGACGAGCCCTTCGGTGCGCTTGATGCCCAGACCCGGCTGACGATGCAGAACTGGCTGCTGGAAATCTGGGAGGATTTCCGCAAGACGGTGCTCTTCGTTACTCACGATATTGATGAAGCGATCTACCTGTCGGATGACATTTATGTGTTCTCCGGACGTCCGGGAAGAATTATTTCCAAGATCTCCGTAGACATGCCGCGTCCGAGACATATGGAAGATACCGTATCTGCTTCCTTCATGGAGCTTAAGGCCCATTTGCTGGACCTGCTCTCCGGCAGCGGCAGTGAACCGGCTGCCCATATCTCCTGA
- a CDS encoding ABC transporter permease — MESVQKKGYVIHKLEAAGPAIARPEKKQAEPFIQDEEAAARRTKRVITAGRLTVALLIVVCWELFTRIGWMDAYYWSSPVRILSTTWTQITEGTLLEDIAYTSSSTILGFVGGTLIGSLLGLSFWWSRKFAGISEPFLILLNAMPKLALAPVLVILLGIGFFSKVALAFAMTVVVAALSAHSGVQSVDKDMEKLMYSLGAKRHQVFTKVVIPWAMPWMISSLRINIALSLAGAIVGEFIASSHGIGRMVIYAGTILDINLVWVGVVVLSVLSMVMYMGVVLLEKWLSKGYGMKKA; from the coding sequence ATGGAGAGTGTGCAAAAGAAGGGTTATGTCATTCACAAGCTGGAAGCTGCGGGGCCGGCCATCGCCAGGCCCGAGAAAAAGCAGGCAGAGCCGTTCATCCAGGATGAAGAGGCGGCAGCGCGCCGGACTAAACGGGTAATCACCGCCGGACGGCTGACGGTAGCGCTGCTGATTGTGGTCTGCTGGGAGCTGTTTACAAGGATCGGCTGGATGGATGCCTACTACTGGAGCAGTCCGGTGCGTATCCTCAGCACGACCTGGACACAGATTACAGAGGGTACGCTGCTTGAAGATATCGCCTACACGTCCAGCTCTACGATTCTTGGTTTTGTGGGCGGCACACTGATCGGATCACTGCTGGGCCTCTCCTTTTGGTGGTCGCGGAAATTTGCCGGTATCAGCGAGCCGTTCCTGATCCTGCTGAACGCTATGCCGAAGCTGGCGCTTGCACCGGTATTGGTTATTCTGCTTGGTATCGGATTTTTCTCGAAGGTCGCGCTGGCTTTTGCCATGACGGTAGTAGTCGCAGCCTTGTCGGCGCACAGCGGCGTGCAGAGTGTGGACAAGGATATGGAGAAGCTGATGTACTCCCTGGGCGCCAAAAGGCATCAGGTGTTCACCAAGGTAGTTATCCCGTGGGCCATGCCGTGGATGATCAGCAGTCTGCGGATTAACATTGCCCTGTCGCTGGCCGGAGCCATTGTCGGAGAGTTCATCGCTTCAAGCCACGGAATCGGGCGGATGGTCATTTATGCCGGGACGATTCTGGATATCAATCTGGTCTGGGTAGGGGTTGTTGTCTTGTCGGTACTGTCCATGGTGATGTACATGGGGGTTGTGCTGCTGGAGAAATGGCTGTCCAAGGGTTACGGAATGAAGAAAGCTTAG
- a CDS encoding NUDIX domain-containing protein: protein MVRLRQLAVAFLLNDRMEMLFLQKKAESAFLPGYLVPVGGHMEEGEFNDPLRACIREIKEETGLPEQAVHNLSLRYIVHRIRSNREIRIQYVYTGHVPPESVPAGSDEGQLLWVDRNRLDSRQITASTKAIIDHYFAKGIHNKQIYTGTLYAQKGQAVMGWSVLEDWEA, encoded by the coding sequence ATGGTACGGCTCAGGCAGCTGGCAGTGGCTTTTTTATTGAACGATCGGATGGAGATGCTGTTTCTGCAAAAGAAAGCTGAAAGCGCATTCCTTCCCGGATATCTCGTTCCCGTTGGAGGGCACATGGAGGAGGGTGAATTTAATGATCCGCTGCGTGCCTGCATTAGGGAGATTAAAGAGGAAACGGGGCTTCCAGAGCAGGCGGTCCACAACTTGTCCCTCAGGTACATAGTTCACAGGATCAGGAGTAACCGGGAAATCCGGATCCAGTATGTCTATACCGGTCATGTGCCGCCAGAGAGCGTTCCTGCAGGGAGTGACGAAGGACAGTTGCTGTGGGTGGACCGTAACAGGCTGGACAGCCGGCAGATTACTGCCTCCACGAAGGCAATCATTGATCATTATTTTGCAAAGGGAATACATAACAAGCAAATTTATACCGGTACACTATACGCGCAGAAGGGACAGGCTGTTATGGGCTGGAGTGTGCTGGAGGATTGGGAGGCGTAA
- a CDS encoding MFS transporter: MNAPGAGASQQVNLSAVKVVICLGAFLSNLSAGMFNIALVDISADLHIPVASAQWVVSIYLLVISVLLPVMGRLGDMLGRRKVHNFGLFAFALGALGCALAPNAALLLGFRVIQGAGASMYQATNMALIVSVFPGEQRGRALGLMSTFVAAGSMAGPALGGFLIQWLSWESNFWLLAAVAGAVGLLAHLLIPQDTETAGGKLDLGRTAWFAVALSTLMIAVDLGGRTSFLSLPVLLLFTASAGTAAAYAAHARASGRRGRSAAVAAGPEPADAGTGWSKDNKTSAVSERGMFADSNFVMGIAITVITYMAAFAAQLALPAVLRLSGAEPAWIGLIMIGYPLALVVTAPLCGGIADRRGPSGILAAGLLLMSATLLALGFAAPALGAGAMFLPVLLLGCAMGMITSPNTSIVMGLAAKSRLGMVSSLLALSRNIGMMFGTAAGGLVIGGGAAGQGGMHRAVFLACAAGVAAACVWLLYSFRRSGKREGAGLRGSAR; encoded by the coding sequence ATGAATGCCCCGGGTGCGGGGGCGTCTCAGCAGGTAAACCTGTCAGCTGTTAAGGTAGTCATCTGTCTCGGCGCCTTCCTGTCCAATCTGTCTGCCGGCATGTTCAATATCGCGCTGGTTGATATTTCAGCGGATTTGCATATTCCGGTAGCTTCGGCCCAATGGGTAGTCAGCATCTACCTGCTGGTGATCTCCGTGCTGCTGCCTGTAATGGGCAGGCTCGGAGATATGCTCGGGCGGCGGAAGGTGCACAACTTTGGTTTGTTCGCCTTTGCATTGGGTGCGCTGGGCTGTGCGCTTGCGCCAAATGCTGCGCTGCTGCTGGGCTTCAGGGTCATTCAGGGAGCCGGTGCCTCGATGTACCAGGCCACGAATATGGCACTGATCGTCTCGGTATTTCCGGGGGAGCAGAGGGGCCGGGCGCTCGGGCTGATGAGCACTTTTGTAGCCGCAGGCTCCATGGCCGGACCGGCACTCGGCGGGTTCCTCATCCAGTGGCTGTCCTGGGAGAGCAACTTCTGGCTGCTGGCTGCAGTGGCCGGAGCTGTGGGGTTGCTCGCGCATCTGCTGATTCCACAGGACACGGAGACAGCAGGCGGAAAGCTGGATCTCGGCCGGACAGCCTGGTTCGCCGTGGCCTTGTCTACGCTGATGATCGCCGTTGATCTTGGCGGCCGGACTTCTTTCCTGTCCCTGCCGGTGCTGCTGCTGTTCACGGCTTCGGCAGGAACGGCTGCTGCTTATGCAGCCCATGCCCGTGCTTCGGGCCGCAGGGGAAGGTCCGCTGCTGTAGCGGCGGGTCCAGAGCCGGCGGATGCCGGGACAGGGTGGAGTAAGGACAATAAGACTTCCGCTGTGTCTGAACGGGGAATGTTCGCGGACAGTAATTTTGTCATGGGAATTGCCATTACGGTGATTACGTATATGGCTGCTTTTGCAGCACAGCTGGCTCTGCCTGCGGTTCTGCGGCTCTCCGGTGCAGAGCCTGCATGGATCGGCCTGATCATGATCGGTTATCCGCTGGCGCTCGTGGTGACGGCGCCGCTATGCGGAGGGATTGCCGACCGCAGAGGCCCGTCCGGCATTCTGGCGGCAGGCCTGCTGCTTATGAGTGCCACGCTGCTGGCACTGGGGTTCGCCGCCCCGGCGCTTGGTGCAGGAGCGATGTTCCTGCCGGTGCTGCTGCTCGGCTGCGCGATGGGCATGATCACCTCGCCCAACACCAGCATTGTCATGGGCCTGGCCGCGAAGTCCAGGCTCGGCATGGTCAGCAGCCTGCTGGCCTTATCCCGCAACATCGGGATGATGTTCGGCACGGCGGCAGGCGGCCTGGTCATTGGCGGCGGGGCCGCAGGACAGGGCGGGATGCACAGGGCTGTGTTCCTGGCCTGCGCGGCAGGCGTGGCAGCGGCCTGTGTCTGGCTGCTGTATTCCTTCCGCCGCAGCGGCAAACGGGAGGGCGCGGGGCTGCGCGGGTCAGCGCGCTGA
- a CDS encoding ABC transporter substrate-binding protein — MKKTNKFKLSAVLPLVSAVILLSGCGAKGATDADAAAAGKEGLKKLVIAEPLHYTGYLPLYVAQREGYFAEEGLEVQMLQAAGGAHVTSVVSGDAWGVIGGPESNALANIGNSDPIISVSNVVNRANVYLMAKKGTAPAGDSNEELKAFMEGKKVNAGRHGGTPNLLTQYLLLELGLDPQKDVRLLEPADGSTVVAMVQQGAADIANGAEPQISDGMEKGVWDEPFYKFHDMGDYAYSVLSVKKSTIEKDPETVQKAVNAVVKALKAIREDEAMAMEVLKAEFPTLSDTAAQAALDRAFEDQLWSPDGIISEEALGKDMNVMIKTGIFKGEYTYDGLVDMQFVNKTAGN; from the coding sequence ATGAAAAAAACAAATAAGTTCAAGCTGTCCGCCGTCCTGCCGCTTGTCTCCGCTGTGATCCTGCTGTCCGGCTGTGGTGCCAAAGGGGCAACAGATGCTGATGCCGCCGCTGCCGGCAAAGAAGGGCTGAAGAAGCTCGTCATCGCCGAGCCGCTCCACTACACCGGCTATCTGCCGCTGTATGTAGCCCAGCGGGAGGGTTATTTTGCAGAGGAAGGGCTTGAGGTTCAGATGCTGCAGGCTGCGGGCGGCGCGCATGTCACTTCAGTGGTCAGCGGGGATGCCTGGGGCGTAATCGGCGGCCCGGAGTCAAACGCCTTGGCGAATATCGGAAACTCCGATCCGATTATTTCGGTCAGCAATGTCGTCAACCGTGCGAATGTCTATCTGATGGCCAAGAAGGGGACGGCACCTGCGGGAGACTCCAATGAGGAATTAAAAGCTTTTATGGAGGGCAAAAAAGTAAATGCCGGACGCCACGGCGGAACACCGAATTTGCTGACCCAGTATCTGCTGCTGGAGCTTGGCCTTGATCCGCAAAAGGATGTACGGCTGCTGGAGCCGGCAGACGGTTCGACGGTTGTAGCGATGGTGCAGCAGGGCGCAGCGGATATTGCTAACGGGGCTGAGCCGCAGATCAGTGACGGGATGGAAAAGGGCGTGTGGGACGAGCCGTTTTATAAGTTTCATGACATGGGCGACTATGCGTATTCGGTCCTGAGTGTAAAGAAATCGACGATTGAGAAGGACCCGGAAACGGTGCAGAAGGCAGTAAACGCGGTCGTCAAAGCCCTGAAGGCGATCCGGGAGGATGAAGCGATGGCGATGGAGGTGCTGAAGGCGGAGTTCCCGACTCTTTCGGATACGGCGGCGCAGGCGGCGCTTGACCGGGCGTTCGAGGATCAGCTGTGGAGCCCGGACGGAATCATCTCGGAAGAAGCGCTGGGCAAGGATATGAATGTGATGATCAAGACGGGGATTTTTAAAGGTGAATATACCTATGACGGGCTTGTGGATATGCAATTCGTTAACAAGACAGCCGGAAACTAA
- a CDS encoding Na-translocating system protein MpsC family protein, which translates to MSYKGVTAMIASAGQWKQDILRVYNEINKKLFNAGVKQQKVDFVGNKIIILSVNSRVPVLKVLDTHHASAGREINLVLHEVFKKEIRQAFMDEFQVNIKAVLKDYDVETEYSGTIIILEKDLEQYLNVTLEL; encoded by the coding sequence ATGAGCTATAAAGGTGTGACTGCGATGATCGCTTCCGCCGGACAATGGAAACAGGATATTCTTCGAGTGTACAACGAGATCAACAAGAAGCTGTTCAACGCCGGCGTCAAGCAGCAGAAGGTCGATTTTGTAGGGAACAAGATCATTATCCTATCCGTCAACAGCCGGGTCCCCGTACTGAAAGTGCTCGACACCCATCATGCTTCTGCCGGGCGTGAAATTAATCTGGTGCTGCATGAGGTGTTCAAGAAGGAGATCAGGCAGGCTTTTATGGATGAATTTCAAGTGAATATCAAAGCCGTTCTTAAAGATTATGATGTGGAGACCGAGTATTCCGGTACGATCATAATTTTGGAGAAGGATTTGGAGCAGTACCTGAACGTTACGCTGGAACTCTGA
- a CDS encoding isochorismatase family cysteine hydrolase — translation MELTADLIMPERTALIIVDVQNDYCHPEGALASAGNDVTAVKEMMPRLHGLIAAARAHSVPIIYIQTFHERATDSQVWVSRSGRGSLGVCRRGSWGAEFFEVAPLPDEIVVNKHRYSAFINTRLDSVLRTLRVETLIMTGVSTNVCVESTARDGFMRDYHIVLAEDACASYSRAAHEMTVENMKGYFGVVSKAAEVEENWSIWSQSALQNIL, via the coding sequence ATGGAATTGACTGCAGATCTGATTATGCCGGAAAGAACAGCACTTATTATTGTAGATGTACAAAATGATTACTGCCACCCGGAAGGCGCGCTTGCCTCAGCAGGAAATGACGTAACCGCCGTAAAAGAAATGATGCCGCGGCTCCACGGGCTGATTGCGGCAGCGAGAGCACACAGTGTCCCCATTATATACATTCAGACCTTTCATGAGAGAGCTACGGATTCGCAGGTGTGGGTCTCGCGTTCCGGACGCGGTTCGCTTGGGGTGTGCCGCAGGGGAAGCTGGGGAGCGGAGTTTTTTGAAGTGGCGCCGCTGCCGGATGAAATCGTGGTCAACAAACACCGCTACAGCGCGTTCATTAATACCCGGCTCGACTCTGTCCTCCGGACACTGCGGGTCGAAACGCTGATTATGACCGGGGTAAGCACCAATGTATGTGTGGAATCGACGGCCCGGGACGGTTTTATGCGGGATTATCACATCGTGCTGGCTGAGGATGCCTGCGCATCCTATTCCCGGGCGGCACATGAGATGACGGTGGAGAACATGAAGGGATATTTCGGTGTAGTCTCCAAGGCGGCTGAAGTGGAGGAGAACTGGAGCATCTGGAGCCAGTCTGCGCTGCAAAATATTTTATGA
- the thyX gene encoding FAD-dependent thymidylate synthase produces the protein MLINVLDKGYVRLVDHMGSDLTVVNAARVSYAKQSETLSEKDMRLIQFLAREGHTSPFRHAVIQLEIYAPLMVARQWWKYVVGAAHYEGTGDSLEAWNESSRRYITEEPAFYVPSGDQWRSAPENSKQGSGGVVAWELGEKYTKELMDYTELGMKKYESALSDGICAEQARLFLPAYGLYVRWYWTASLQSAAHFLNQRLEHDAQQEIQDYAKAVLSIVKTLFPVAADELLSK, from the coding sequence ATGTTAATTAACGTTCTGGATAAAGGGTACGTACGGCTGGTGGACCACATGGGCAGTGATCTGACCGTGGTAAATGCGGCCCGGGTCTCTTATGCCAAACAATCGGAAACGCTGAGCGAAAAGGACATGCGGCTGATTCAGTTTTTGGCCCGTGAAGGGCATACCTCGCCTTTCAGACATGCGGTAATTCAGCTTGAAATCTATGCTCCGCTTATGGTCGCCAGACAGTGGTGGAAATATGTTGTCGGAGCAGCCCATTACGAAGGAACAGGTGACAGCCTTGAAGCGTGGAATGAGTCCAGCAGGAGATATATTACGGAGGAGCCTGCTTTTTATGTTCCTTCAGGAGATCAGTGGCGGAGTGCACCTGAGAATTCCAAGCAGGGCAGCGGCGGCGTTGTTGCCTGGGAGCTTGGGGAGAAGTATACGAAGGAGCTGATGGACTACACCGAATTAGGCATGAAAAAATATGAGTCCGCCCTCTCTGACGGTATCTGCGCAGAGCAGGCCAGACTATTCCTGCCGGCCTACGGCCTGTATGTCCGCTGGTACTGGACGGCATCCCTGCAATCTGCCGCCCACTTCCTGAACCAACGGCTGGAACACGATGCCCAACAGGAAATACAAGATTACGCCAAAGCGGTACTGAGCATTGTGAAGACGTTGTTCCCGGTTGCTGCGGATGAATTATTGTCCAAATAA
- a CDS encoding phosphotransferase, giving the protein MGLTITNETKLPIEERMDQLYIGVGNLFSRSVVEITTVTCEDLGYATPNFTTAGVYHLHGHAIVDHVPLPWSLILKIIQQDSGEKENPQHHNYWRREALVLQSGILKELPESVRAPECYLVQEQPDGTIWLWMERVEGEVPASLEQFESIAFRLGCFNGAYLTGKELPRAEWICQSWLKSWTAASRKYAPSTESYTSRLHTKHELDIWAWYKDFDRQIGGYLNALERLPRVLAHQDLSQMNMLLAREDFLDAPLMLIDWQFMSISGIGEDLGKLYGVNMSLGIIPENEYEVFREALFTSYMQGLRSAGWRGLEVQARYGFCVSTALRSVWEVPQFFAAAGQLEHDPHNTGLEERYTRLTKIIQVHRQMAGEADRIQRYH; this is encoded by the coding sequence ATGGGACTGACGATTACAAACGAAACGAAGCTGCCTATCGAGGAACGGATGGATCAGTTATACATTGGTGTCGGGAACTTGTTTAGCCGCTCCGTGGTTGAAATAACGACAGTTACCTGTGAGGACCTCGGTTATGCAACCCCTAATTTTACAACGGCCGGAGTCTATCACCTCCATGGTCATGCCATTGTAGATCATGTACCGCTGCCCTGGTCTCTGATTCTGAAGATTATTCAGCAGGACAGCGGTGAGAAAGAGAACCCTCAGCATCATAATTACTGGAGGCGGGAGGCGCTTGTGCTTCAATCCGGGATTCTGAAAGAACTGCCTGAATCCGTCCGGGCGCCTGAATGTTATCTGGTACAAGAACAGCCGGATGGAACGATATGGCTGTGGATGGAGCGGGTGGAGGGGGAGGTCCCGGCTTCACTTGAACAGTTTGAAAGCATTGCCTTTCGGCTAGGCTGTTTTAATGGTGCATATCTGACAGGAAAAGAACTGCCCCGTGCAGAATGGATCTGCCAAAGCTGGCTAAAGTCCTGGACGGCGGCGAGCAGGAAGTATGCGCCGAGTACAGAATCCTATACGAGCCGTCTGCACACAAAGCATGAGCTTGACATCTGGGCATGGTATAAGGATTTTGACCGCCAAATCGGCGGTTACCTGAATGCGCTGGAGCGGCTGCCGCGTGTGCTGGCCCATCAGGATCTGAGTCAGATGAACATGCTGCTTGCCCGTGAAGACTTTCTTGATGCCCCGCTCATGCTGATCGACTGGCAGTTTATGAGTATTTCCGGTATTGGTGAAGACTTGGGCAAGCTGTACGGGGTGAACATGAGCCTGGGAATTATCCCCGAGAATGAATACGAAGTTTTTCGTGAAGCGTTATTCACTTCATACATGCAAGGTCTCAGGTCTGCGGGGTGGAGGGGGCTGGAGGTTCAGGCAAGGTACGGGTTTTGCGTGAGCACTGCCTTAAGGAGTGTCTGGGAGGTACCGCAGTTTTTTGCGGCCGCTGGGCAGCTGGAGCATGATCCGCATAACACCGGGCTTGAGGAGCGCTACACACGTCTAACGAAGATTATACAGGTACACCGGCAGATGGCCGGGGAAGCAGACAGAATACAAAGATATCATTGA
- a CDS encoding phosphotransferase: MTDSCKLTGLLKDTVYCFVSPDAQVLSVESSPISAGSRAVELSRHRLKLGVSSGENEASTGASDSEISLITKLANYNERSALSRLYAQGAKVPFSLSNQPQCEGRSLLCIQDVDDQTDYSRLDIAALEAKEMQALAYIHSKNLGCREEVPWLPVVDEDQIAVAVGHWWKPAWKAAKSHPDFAGTFGAERLAEIESVAEGIVSAMVPVIEDTATYTMIHNDLNPGNVLVHNNEEVYFIDWEEACYGSLFLDIPMRCSSVRQAFAYKKYLNNYGLEIPDAKFAELFAVASRYLGLRYMCWNLGVWEHNERAKADLCKYMDMVTRPLFS; the protein is encoded by the coding sequence ATGACAGACAGCTGCAAATTGACCGGTCTGCTAAAAGACACGGTATACTGCTTCGTGTCCCCTGATGCCCAAGTGTTAAGCGTCGAGAGCAGTCCAATATCGGCAGGCAGCCGGGCTGTTGAGCTGTCGAGGCACCGGCTGAAGCTCGGGGTGAGCTCCGGGGAAAATGAGGCTTCCACTGGTGCGTCTGATTCAGAAATTTCGCTGATTACCAAACTGGCCAATTATAATGAACGTTCTGCCCTGTCCCGTTTATATGCACAAGGAGCAAAGGTTCCCTTCAGCTTGTCGAATCAGCCGCAATGTGAAGGGCGCAGCCTGCTCTGTATTCAAGATGTGGATGATCAGACAGATTACAGCAGACTGGATATTGCCGCGCTTGAGGCTAAAGAAATGCAGGCACTCGCCTATATTCACAGTAAGAACCTGGGCTGCAGGGAGGAAGTCCCCTGGCTGCCGGTGGTTGACGAGGATCAGATTGCTGTGGCGGTCGGGCACTGGTGGAAACCTGCGTGGAAAGCGGCGAAGAGCCATCCGGATTTTGCCGGGACATTCGGTGCAGAACGGCTTGCTGAAATTGAAAGTGTGGCGGAGGGGATCGTCAGTGCAATGGTTCCGGTCATTGAGGATACCGCCACCTATACGATGATCCACAATGACTTGAATCCGGGCAACGTGCTGGTGCATAACAACGAGGAGGTCTACTTCATTGACTGGGAGGAAGCCTGTTACGGCTCGCTGTTCCTGGATATTCCTATGCGCTGCAGCAGCGTGCGGCAAGCATTTGCCTACAAGAAATACTTGAACAATTACGGATTAGAGATTCCGGATGCGAAGTTTGCGGAGCTTTTTGCCGTCGCCTCCCGGTATCTGGGCCTGCGGTATATGTGCTGGAATCTTGGAGTATGGGAGCATAACGAGCGGGCTAAAGCTGATTTGTGCAAATATATGGATATGGTTACCCGGCCTTTATTCAGCTAA